The Candidatus Nanosynbacter lyticus genome window below encodes:
- a CDS encoding inorganic phosphate transporter — MEWLRSQGRSSMRWLQWFILLAVGLLVSIFLSTVVTSGQALAADAKWDSSKISYDNETFERVSDVDKLKALNLGSDQVVYMSKKTVANNQDVRVIHFPSTGDLGSMTSVSLTTFTYTAPNTYTKKESTTLSIDPPSQNSASSCEVAGGIGWILCPVSAWLASSIDWMFGVLKSFLVVPPLQTGNQTSGIFLAWNIVRNIANGIFIIMFIVIIYSQVTSMGISNYGIKKMLPRLIVAAILVNLSFHVCAILLDLSNIAGSALQDMFMNIRNTVATLGGSAPASEPMTWQEVTFQILGGAAGGAALAAGLHMRAELLPFVVPLLCGIGLVILLVVIIMAARQALIVILIIISPLAFVAYLLPGTEKWFDKWKDVFLTMLIFFPGFAAAFGGAQLAGSVIMQNAAGPNGAVMYILGMAVQIAPLALTPLMIKLGGGLLGKFTGLVNDRSKGLFDRSKNWAKEQSEITKHKKLNKRPNSKFTPTAWRRRLAQSSQNRKDRLEGLRNQSNVQRTETASYRKLDQFRRSVEEDKNIAEGKLQSAWNAHQSTDKAAIVQDFQSRSIRQMVDAEKQVLDNRFTALQTGHGELPENVANNTAVQEAVQRARDSHQTLAVQGLRKSGIDRVLNDQFARAMRDDNTGAELRSAAGGIEDAYYASIPGMSDDLGSRRAAAAAAQTVSAAYEESVKNATAILNGSNVSDADTVSLIGGNAVGNIPATDDIRNAAGRKIASSRGAKPLLDMLSKVQMNNLTDDLAQELGVALKNNSARPWWLGGSECVDIQANAIKDTGDAFKVRNMIKAFEKGKLSADKALASDAVFLEDTLDMMQKYNIAAQLTPDTKEFLNESIETVLTDELYKGRYTREQGDALKGIQSLL, encoded by the coding sequence ATGGAGTGGTTACGTTCACAAGGGCGATCGTCGATGCGATGGTTGCAGTGGTTTATATTGCTGGCGGTGGGCCTCCTAGTCAGTATTTTTTTGAGTACGGTCGTAACCTCGGGCCAGGCGCTGGCGGCGGACGCGAAGTGGGATAGTAGCAAAATATCCTACGACAACGAAACCTTTGAGCGAGTTTCCGACGTCGACAAACTAAAGGCCCTTAACTTAGGGTCTGACCAAGTGGTCTACATGTCAAAGAAAACTGTAGCCAATAATCAAGACGTCCGCGTCATTCATTTTCCGTCAACAGGCGACCTCGGATCAATGACCTCGGTGTCCCTAACGACATTCACGTATACTGCGCCAAACACCTACACAAAGAAAGAATCGACCACACTATCAATTGACCCACCGAGCCAAAACTCTGCATCTTCGTGCGAGGTTGCTGGCGGTATCGGCTGGATCCTTTGTCCCGTTTCGGCGTGGTTAGCTAGCTCCATCGACTGGATGTTTGGGGTGCTCAAAAGCTTCCTCGTGGTGCCGCCGCTTCAGACGGGTAATCAGACTAGCGGTATCTTTCTGGCTTGGAATATCGTTCGCAACATCGCCAACGGTATCTTTATCATCATGTTCATAGTCATTATTTATTCACAAGTTACTTCTATGGGCATCTCCAATTATGGCATCAAAAAGATGCTGCCTCGGTTAATTGTCGCGGCGATACTGGTTAATTTGTCATTCCACGTCTGCGCCATCCTCCTCGACCTGTCAAACATCGCCGGAAGTGCGCTCCAGGACATGTTCATGAATATTCGTAACACAGTCGCCACCCTGGGCGGATCGGCGCCAGCGTCTGAACCCATGACCTGGCAAGAGGTCACCTTCCAGATTTTGGGAGGTGCCGCTGGCGGTGCGGCGTTGGCTGCGGGGCTCCATATGCGAGCCGAGCTACTTCCTTTTGTTGTGCCGCTTTTGTGTGGTATTGGACTTGTTATTCTTCTCGTTGTTATCATTATGGCCGCCCGTCAGGCGTTGATCGTTATTTTGATTATCATTTCGCCGTTGGCTTTTGTGGCTTACTTGTTGCCGGGTACGGAGAAGTGGTTTGACAAGTGGAAGGACGTCTTCTTGACGATGCTGATATTCTTCCCGGGGTTTGCGGCAGCCTTTGGTGGAGCGCAGCTGGCAGGCTCAGTCATTATGCAAAACGCCGCAGGCCCGAACGGGGCAGTGATGTATATCCTCGGTATGGCAGTCCAGATCGCGCCACTCGCCCTGACGCCGTTGATGATTAAGTTGGGTGGCGGGCTCCTCGGCAAATTCACTGGTCTCGTCAACGACCGCAGTAAGGGATTATTCGACCGATCTAAGAACTGGGCAAAAGAGCAGAGCGAGATTACTAAACATAAAAAACTCAACAAACGTCCAAATAGCAAATTTACCCCAACGGCATGGCGACGCAGACTGGCGCAGTCATCACAAAACCGTAAGGATAGGCTAGAGGGGCTGCGTAATCAGTCAAACGTACAGCGCACCGAAACCGCCAGCTACAGAAAGCTTGACCAGTTTAGGCGCTCTGTTGAAGAAGATAAAAATATCGCCGAAGGGAAGCTGCAGTCAGCATGGAATGCGCATCAAAGTACTGACAAGGCGGCTATCGTTCAGGATTTCCAATCACGGTCCATTCGTCAGATGGTTGATGCTGAGAAGCAGGTGCTCGACAATCGCTTTACGGCGCTTCAGACTGGACACGGGGAATTGCCAGAAAATGTTGCCAATAACACCGCAGTCCAAGAGGCTGTACAACGAGCACGTGATTCACATCAAACTCTCGCGGTTCAAGGTTTGCGCAAGAGCGGTATCGATCGTGTCCTCAACGATCAGTTCGCTCGTGCCATGCGTGATGACAATACCGGCGCAGAGCTTCGATCGGCCGCTGGTGGTATCGAGGACGCTTACTACGCATCAATTCCAGGTATGAGTGATGATCTTGGGTCGCGACGCGCCGCCGCTGCTGCCGCTCAAACGGTGAGTGCCGCCTACGAAGAATCGGTCAAGAATGCCACCGCTATCCTCAACGGCAGCAACGTGAGCGATGCCGACACAGTAAGTCTCATCGGTGGCAATGCTGTTGGCAATATCCCAGCAACCGACGACATCAGGAATGCGGCTGGTCGCAAGATCGCAAGCAGTCGTGGTGCTAAACCGCTACTCGATATGCTCAGCAAGGTACAGATGAATAATTTGACAGACGACCTCGCCCAAGAACTTGGTGTAGCATTGAAAAACAATAGTGCACGACCATGGTGGCTAGGTGGATCGGAGTGTGTTGATATACAGGCCAATGCTATCAAGGATACCGGTGACGCCTTCAAGGTGCGCAATATGATAAAGGCTTTTGAGAAGGGTAAGTTGAGTGCCGACAAAGCCCTGGCAAGTGACGCGGTATTCCTTGAGGATACGCTTGATATGATGCAAAAGTACAATATTGCTGCGCAATTAACCCCTGATACAAAGGAATTCCTCAATGAGAGTATTGAAACCGTCCTAACAGACGAGCTCTATAAGGGTCGATATACTCGTGAGCAAGGAGACGCCCTCAAAGGCATTCAGAGTCTGCTATAA
- a CDS encoding pilin produces the protein MKHIVIALGLMIAGSLMLSVIQATPASAACGGNILTLKPWYDGLTKSDCNLKAIVDNNDKRAQNDPDNYATLNGFIWRAILNVVEDLLQLAGFVTVGFVIYGGFLYLTSNGEPGQMANGMKTVINAAIGLVIAIASVALVNVVADGLGLPRS, from the coding sequence ATGAAGCATATTGTGATCGCGCTGGGGCTGATGATCGCGGGGTCACTGATGCTGTCGGTGATTCAAGCAACGCCGGCCAGCGCGGCCTGTGGCGGCAACATCTTGACGCTCAAGCCGTGGTACGACGGGCTGACCAAGTCGGATTGTAATCTCAAAGCGATTGTCGACAATAACGATAAGCGCGCCCAAAACGATCCGGACAATTACGCCACGCTCAATGGCTTTATCTGGCGGGCGATACTGAATGTTGTCGAGGATTTGTTGCAGCTGGCGGGCTTTGTGACGGTCGGCTTTGTGATATACGGCGGCTTTTTGTACTTGACGAGCAATGGTGAGCCGGGACAGATGGCCAATGGCATGAAAACGGTGATTAATGCGGCGATCGGCCTGGTGATTGCTATCGCCTCGGTGGCGCTGGTGAATGTCGTGGCTGACGGATTGGGGTTGCCACGATCATGA
- a CDS encoding pilin: MMRFVAGVLGSPDSLGIPTNGASADALGNILNTVYFFAGAIAILMLVLAGINYANSGGDTNKLTKAKNTILGTVIGIIIILSAFLITNFVISGMKGSAI; this comes from the coding sequence ATGATGCGATTTGTAGCCGGTGTATTGGGGTCGCCAGATTCGCTGGGCATTCCGACGAACGGTGCTTCGGCGGATGCACTGGGCAACATCCTCAATACGGTGTATTTCTTTGCCGGGGCGATCGCGATTTTGATGTTGGTGCTGGCCGGTATCAATTACGCCAATTCGGGCGGCGACACCAACAAGCTCACCAAGGCGAAAAACACCATCCTTGGTACCGTTATCGGCATTATTATCATCCTCTCCGCATTTCTCATTACTAACTTTGTCATTAGTGGCATGAAAGGATCGGCAATATGA
- a CDS encoding Mbov_0395 family pilin-like conjugal transfer protein, with protein MKRYRKTLVAAVLSLAVAVVAVVMPIALPSASAQFKSGLDAARTDEMSTKPIGTTIGEVVNIFLYFVGAVAVIVVIWGGFQYITSSGDSQKATTAKNTIMYAVIGIVVVVMSYAIVNWVFGLFK; from the coding sequence ATGAAACGATATAGAAAAACCCTCGTAGCCGCCGTTTTGTCATTAGCGGTTGCTGTCGTGGCCGTCGTCATGCCGATCGCCCTGCCGTCCGCGTCGGCCCAATTTAAGAGCGGTTTGGATGCAGCTCGAACGGATGAGATGAGCACGAAGCCTATTGGCACCACCATTGGCGAGGTGGTTAATATCTTTCTCTACTTCGTCGGTGCGGTGGCAGTTATCGTTGTGATCTGGGGCGGTTTTCAGTACATTACCTCGTCAGGCGATAGCCAGAAAGCGACCACTGCTAAAAACACCATCATGTACGCGGTGATCGGTATCGTTGTGGTGGTCATGTCGTACGCTATCGTTAACTGGGTCTTTGGCTTGTTTAAGTAG
- a CDS encoding Mbov_0395 family pilin-like conjugal transfer protein yields the protein MNKLKLIVVGVVATLALAFATVPVAHADYNLDKGISDSKGDRVAEKVDDPQQLVKGIVNGILYFVGILSVIMLIWGGILYTTSSGDSNKVTTAKNTIMYAVIGLVVAIFAYAIVNFVLTTSRGVSS from the coding sequence ATGAACAAGTTAAAACTCATTGTTGTCGGCGTTGTGGCCACTCTGGCATTGGCATTTGCAACGGTCCCAGTAGCTCATGCAGACTACAACCTGGATAAGGGTATCAGTGACTCAAAGGGTGACCGGGTTGCCGAGAAGGTCGATGATCCACAGCAACTGGTCAAGGGTATCGTCAACGGTATTCTCTACTTCGTCGGTATCTTGTCAGTGATTATGTTGATCTGGGGCGGTATCCTTTACACGACTTCATCTGGTGACTCGAATAAGGTGACTACTGCTAAAAACACCATCATGTACGCAGTAATTGGTTTAGTGGTGGCGATCTTTGCCTATGCGATCGTTAACTTTGTTCTCACAACATCGCGCGGTGTAAGTTCATAA
- a CDS encoding Hsp20/alpha crystallin family protein: protein MARRNDDLLIEDELTAAFLNDDLANDAPQPAAPAAAPATAAPTPEDDWEDEADDLMGQLAVDVFESETELIIKARTAGVDRNDLDVSISDGILTISGTLSSGDETDVKNWHIQECYWGEFSRTLALPVAVNEEGVKAELKDGVLTITFEKIKQERAKKIQVL, encoded by the coding sequence ATGGCACGCAGAAACGACGATTTGTTAATCGAAGATGAGCTAACCGCAGCTTTCTTGAATGATGATCTGGCTAATGACGCGCCGCAACCAGCCGCACCCGCAGCAGCACCGGCTACCGCAGCGCCCACTCCTGAGGATGACTGGGAGGATGAGGCCGATGATTTGATGGGGCAGCTAGCGGTCGATGTATTTGAATCAGAAACCGAACTTATTATCAAGGCCCGGACCGCCGGCGTTGATCGTAACGACCTAGACGTCAGCATCTCCGACGGCATCCTCACGATCAGCGGCACCCTATCAAGCGGCGACGAGACCGACGTCAAGAACTGGCACATCCAAGAATGCTACTGGGGTGAGTTTAGCCGCACCCTGGCGCTACCCGTCGCGGTCAACGAAGAAGGCGTCAAGGCCGAACTCAAAGACGGCGTGCTCACCATCACGTTTGAAAAGATCAAGCAAGAACGCGCCAAGAAAATCCAGGTCTTGTAG
- a CDS encoding ComF family protein produces the protein MPIDTLLSYIAPHYCYGCDATGSLLCRSCLAAEKRSRYQVCVICGQPCANGNACRRHALPYEALDCVLWRRGAVARLIDGYKFHRVRAASGVLAQFLDELLPEYDTSTVVVPVPTAPANIRKRGYDHMLLVARQFARRRGLRVERPLVRQTNVTQHYARSAAERRKQAQQFFRARGVRADVPYLILDDIFTTGSTIAAAAQMLRAAGARDIRVGIIARQGNDKKATVKTPPHPSRDDTNHPERSLGRGTAARRE, from the coding sequence ATGCCTATTGATACGTTATTATCATATATCGCGCCGCATTATTGTTATGGTTGCGATGCGACTGGCTCGCTTTTGTGTCGGTCGTGTCTTGCGGCAGAAAAGCGGAGCCGCTATCAGGTCTGTGTGATTTGTGGACAGCCGTGCGCTAATGGCAATGCGTGTCGGCGACATGCCCTGCCCTACGAGGCGCTCGACTGTGTGCTGTGGCGGCGAGGTGCGGTGGCGCGGCTGATTGATGGTTATAAGTTTCACCGCGTGCGTGCCGCCAGTGGGGTGTTGGCTCAGTTCCTAGACGAACTGCTCCCAGAATACGACACCTCGACGGTGGTTGTGCCGGTGCCGACGGCTCCTGCCAATATTCGTAAGCGCGGCTATGATCATATGTTGCTGGTTGCTCGGCAATTTGCCCGGCGGCGGGGACTGAGGGTCGAACGGCCACTGGTCAGACAGACGAATGTGACGCAGCATTATGCCCGCTCGGCGGCTGAGCGGCGAAAGCAGGCGCAGCAGTTTTTCCGCGCGCGTGGCGTTCGGGCCGATGTTCCCTATCTGATTTTGGATGATATTTTCACCACTGGCTCAACGATTGCAGCGGCAGCCCAAATGCTACGAGCGGCTGGTGCGCGGGACATTCGCGTGGGGATTATCGCTCGCCAGGGGAACGATAAAAAGGCTACTGTAAAGACACCGCCACATCCTAGTCGTGATGATACGAACCACCCCGAGCGATCTCTTGGGCGCGGTACAGCTGCTCGGCGAGAATGA
- a CDS encoding 23S rRNA (pseudouridine(1915)-N(3))-methyltransferase RlmH has protein sequence MKITILTIGKRHEPWVEPGIKRFLERLRAPFAAEMIIIPHSGQIGDRARQDESERLMSRLKPHDFVILLDERGRNLSSPELSRLVLDHTDQHIVIIIGGAYGVTETLHRRADIVWSLSRLVFPHQLVRLILAEQLYRAQEIARGGSYHHD, from the coding sequence ATGAAAATTACTATTCTCACCATCGGCAAGCGGCACGAGCCCTGGGTGGAACCAGGCATTAAGCGCTTTTTAGAGCGCCTCAGAGCGCCATTCGCCGCAGAAATGATCATCATCCCACATTCCGGCCAAATCGGCGACAGAGCACGCCAGGACGAGTCAGAGCGCCTGATGTCTCGCCTCAAGCCGCACGACTTCGTCATCCTCCTCGACGAGCGCGGCCGCAACCTGAGCTCGCCAGAACTATCGCGGCTCGTCCTCGATCATACCGATCAGCACATCGTCATCATCATTGGCGGGGCCTATGGCGTTACCGAGACACTTCACCGGCGAGCCGACATCGTTTGGTCGCTATCACGCCTGGTGTTTCCGCACCAGCTAGTGCGGCTCATTCTCGCCGAGCAGCTGTACCGCGCCCAAGAGATCGCTCGGGGTGGTTCGTATCATCACGACTAG
- a CDS encoding GDSL-type esterase/lipase family protein codes for MKERLETLAKRGVATIAALASLALSASSRPSISPEQAKHTYVVGMGDSVASGAGLGGYDDTTKECRRSPEAYARRLEAFGIPSGNITLVACRGAGPEHISNQQFDDQPPQINALSPETDIVTLSLGANMVDLNVVFDACLHGRCGTRSEMYIDVFRRLYSDEYRQSLEQAYRAILEHAPNAQLYINLYTTPIQPRDICPTIINNDTDHFVASFIETVNQAIRDVVASMHEPRITLVEPPKNVDACATFGLGVVATGDDVGHPTAYIHHQIAKATAEAILHDNNAPPKART; via the coding sequence ATGAAAGAAAGATTAGAAACATTAGCCAAACGGGGGGTCGCTACGATAGCGGCCCTCGCTTCATTAGCGCTATCAGCGTCCAGCCGCCCGAGCATCTCGCCCGAGCAGGCGAAGCACACCTACGTCGTCGGCATGGGTGATTCAGTCGCCAGCGGGGCAGGGCTGGGGGGTTACGACGACACAACAAAAGAGTGCCGGCGCTCACCCGAAGCTTACGCGCGGCGACTCGAAGCATTCGGCATTCCCTCGGGTAACATCACCCTCGTGGCCTGTCGTGGCGCCGGGCCAGAGCATATCTCTAACCAGCAGTTTGACGACCAGCCACCGCAAATCAACGCCCTTAGCCCCGAAACCGATATCGTCACACTGTCGCTTGGCGCCAATATGGTTGATCTCAACGTAGTGTTCGACGCCTGTCTGCACGGACGATGTGGTACGCGCAGCGAGATGTATATCGATGTCTTTCGCCGACTGTACTCAGACGAATATCGTCAGTCGCTCGAGCAAGCCTACCGCGCCATTCTTGAACATGCCCCCAACGCCCAGCTATACATCAATCTCTACACCACGCCCATTCAGCCACGCGACATCTGTCCAACGATTATCAATAACGATACCGACCACTTTGTCGCCAGCTTTATCGAGACGGTCAATCAAGCTATCCGCGACGTTGTGGCCAGTATGCATGAACCGCGGATCACCTTGGTCGAGCCGCCAAAGAACGTTGATGCTTGCGCCACGTTTGGTCTTGGTGTGGTAGCCACGGGTGATGACGTCGGTCATCCGACCGCTTATATCCATCACCAAATCGCCAAGGCAACCGCCGAAGCCATCTTGCATGATAATAACGCCCCACCGAAAGCCCGCACATGA
- a CDS encoding valine--tRNA ligase, whose protein sequence is MQLAKQYTPNDYEPNIYAMWETSGALEPTGTGKPYSIVMPPPNANGNLHIGHALDMNLKDIMIRYHRMKGDDAVFIPGADHAGFETWVVYEKELAKQGKSRFDFSREQLYDQVWQFVEEKRGNMELQLRALGVSASWQHLTFTLDDKVIATVYETFKKMWDDGLVYRGERIVNYCTKHQTSFADIEVEHKNEKGKLWQIAYPTLDKIGEIVIATTRPETMLGDVAVAVHPDDERYKHLIGTRILLPITDEEIPIIADEYVDMNYGTGAVKITPAHDPNDFEMAERHHLPLKQIISQEGKMVNVPPQFLGLTPAEARTRVLAALESLELRRGETDIEHAVGHCYKCGSVIEPMVKEQWFIKMQPLAQPAIEALEREEITFYPAAKRKELIAYLKQLKDWNISRQIPWGIPIPAFVNESDPRDWIFNIRTDERKIVVNGTTYIREEDTFDTWFSSGQWPYIVTDYLNGGELAKYFPTSLMETGMDIMRAWVARMIMLSLYRTGKLPFKDVYLHGMVNDEHNQKMSKSKGNVINPMELVSEFGSDATRMGIIAGRAPAQHQAFNKGAVIAARNFCNKLWNIARFVEAQIGDEHQIVDLEPQTPADHWIIRQLNDAANNVAVRLEQYRFSEAADTVYHAIWDDLADWYIESSKTAINRPLLSWALATSLKIAHPFAPFVTETIWQTLNYTDGILMRDHWPTPEKFDPIAAEQFEQLKTLVAEGRWVIAELPGNKKYRLLYGNDSLIADNQDTIKHLMRLESIAHTDQPRGLRLAAANREAWLDIDEETLYQHQTDLEVRLSEARRTLSSLQARLDNPTYVEKAPAHLVEETRQQLAEQEKLIQRFIGELEVISSR, encoded by the coding sequence ATGCAACTAGCCAAACAATACACCCCAAACGATTACGAACCAAACATTTACGCCATGTGGGAAACCAGCGGCGCATTAGAGCCGACCGGCACCGGTAAACCATATTCCATCGTCATGCCGCCGCCCAACGCCAATGGTAACTTGCACATTGGCCATGCCCTGGACATGAATTTGAAGGATATTATGATTCGCTATCACCGCATGAAGGGCGATGATGCAGTATTTATTCCTGGGGCAGATCATGCTGGCTTCGAGACCTGGGTGGTTTATGAAAAAGAACTAGCAAAACAGGGAAAAAGCCGCTTTGACTTTTCACGTGAACAGCTGTATGACCAGGTTTGGCAATTTGTTGAAGAAAAACGCGGCAACATGGAGTTGCAGCTGCGCGCTCTGGGCGTCAGCGCTTCTTGGCAGCATTTGACCTTTACGCTGGACGATAAAGTCATCGCCACCGTGTATGAGACGTTCAAAAAAATGTGGGATGACGGGCTAGTTTACCGCGGTGAGCGGATTGTCAATTATTGTACCAAACACCAAACCAGCTTCGCCGACATCGAGGTTGAACATAAAAATGAAAAAGGGAAGCTGTGGCAAATCGCTTACCCGACGCTGGATAAAATCGGCGAAATCGTCATCGCCACCACGCGGCCGGAGACTATGCTGGGCGACGTGGCAGTAGCTGTTCACCCGGATGACGAGCGTTACAAACACCTCATCGGCACGCGAATTTTATTGCCAATCACCGACGAGGAAATCCCGATTATCGCCGACGAGTACGTCGACATGAACTACGGTACTGGCGCGGTGAAAATTACGCCGGCGCACGACCCAAACGACTTCGAAATGGCCGAGCGCCACCATCTGCCGCTCAAACAAATCATTAGCCAAGAAGGCAAGATGGTCAACGTACCGCCGCAATTCCTAGGCCTGACGCCGGCAGAAGCCCGCACTCGCGTGTTGGCGGCCTTGGAATCGCTAGAGCTGCGCCGCGGCGAAACAGACATTGAACATGCCGTCGGACATTGTTACAAATGCGGCAGCGTCATTGAGCCGATGGTTAAAGAGCAGTGGTTTATTAAAATGCAGCCGCTAGCTCAGCCAGCCATCGAAGCCTTAGAAAGGGAAGAGATTACCTTTTATCCGGCCGCCAAGCGCAAAGAGCTCATCGCTTATCTCAAGCAGCTGAAAGATTGGAATATCTCTCGGCAAATCCCGTGGGGAATCCCGATTCCCGCATTCGTCAATGAAAGCGACCCGCGCGATTGGATATTCAACATCCGCACTGACGAACGAAAGATAGTTGTAAATGGCACAACATATATCAGAGAAGAAGACACCTTTGACACCTGGTTCTCGTCTGGACAGTGGCCGTACATCGTTACCGATTACCTAAACGGCGGGGAACTGGCCAAGTATTTCCCAACCAGCCTGATGGAAACTGGTATGGACATTATGCGGGCGTGGGTAGCACGCATGATTATGCTTAGCCTGTACCGCACCGGCAAACTACCGTTCAAGGATGTTTATCTGCACGGTATGGTCAACGACGAACATAATCAAAAAATGTCCAAATCCAAGGGTAATGTCATCAACCCAATGGAATTAGTCTCAGAATTTGGCTCGGACGCCACTCGCATGGGCATCATCGCTGGCCGCGCGCCAGCCCAGCACCAAGCCTTTAACAAGGGCGCGGTCATCGCTGCTCGCAACTTCTGTAATAAGCTGTGGAATATCGCTCGTTTCGTCGAGGCGCAAATCGGCGATGAACACCAAATCGTTGACCTGGAGCCGCAGACGCCGGCCGACCACTGGATTATCCGCCAGCTGAACGACGCCGCCAACAATGTCGCCGTCCGTCTGGAGCAGTACCGCTTTTCTGAAGCTGCAGACACGGTTTATCACGCTATTTGGGACGACCTAGCTGATTGGTACATCGAATCGTCGAAAACCGCTATCAATCGCCCATTACTGTCATGGGCGCTGGCGACCAGCCTGAAAATCGCTCATCCGTTCGCGCCATTCGTCACCGAGACGATTTGGCAGACGCTTAATTACACCGACGGTATCTTGATGCGCGACCACTGGCCAACCCCAGAAAAGTTTGACCCCATCGCCGCCGAGCAGTTTGAACAGCTGAAAACACTGGTCGCGGAAGGCCGCTGGGTAATCGCTGAGTTGCCGGGCAATAAAAAATACCGCTTGTTATACGGTAATGACAGCCTCATCGCCGATAATCAAGACACCATCAAACACCTCATGCGCCTGGAGTCAATTGCACACACCGATCAACCGCGAGGCCTTAGGTTGGCGGCGGCAAACAGGGAAGCGTGGTTGGATATTGACGAGGAGACACTCTATCAGCACCAGACCGATCTGGAAGTGCGGCTAAGTGAAGCGCGGCGAACCCTGTCAAGCCTCCAAGCACGGCTGGATAATCCAACTTATGTTGAAAAGGCGCCAGCCCATCTCGTCGAGGAAACTCGCCAGCAGCTGGCCGAGCAAGAAAAGCTCATCCAGCGCTTCATCGGCGAGCTCGAAGTCATCAGCTCACGCTAA
- a CDS encoding lipid II:glycine glycyltransferase FemX, with product MNQHFLQSTAWQAFQESLGRTAFRDSGPGWEYLAILERSTGNSRLYCPYGPTADDEHSLAAALDSLAQLGKKHHVTFLRVEPTNPNFTTHLKSHDWKKVTYQKLQPEHSHVIDLTQPQDQLIAYMAQPVRNVYRNYHKKGVSVHRSTDPHDIDILLKFVHQVARHRGITPHSDSYFRQQAATLFPLGAATLYYAALDNQPIAAALFYHSSNTLYYAHAGASSDPAHRKLNASTALLAEAIIDAQQRGLAKADLYGIAPDGADKNHPWAGFTKFKRSFGGHDVTFAGAWDLPLQRSRYWLYRAYQALR from the coding sequence ATGAATCAACATTTTTTACAATCAACCGCCTGGCAAGCCTTTCAAGAATCACTCGGGCGCACCGCCTTTCGCGATAGCGGCCCGGGCTGGGAATACTTGGCTATCCTGGAGCGCAGCACCGGTAATTCCCGTCTGTACTGCCCGTACGGCCCGACTGCCGATGACGAACATTCGCTAGCAGCAGCTCTTGACTCTCTAGCTCAGCTTGGCAAAAAACATCATGTCACTTTCCTGCGCGTTGAGCCAACCAACCCTAACTTTACCACGCATCTCAAATCTCACGACTGGAAAAAGGTCACCTACCAAAAGCTCCAGCCCGAGCATTCGCACGTCATCGACCTGACCCAGCCGCAAGACCAGCTGATCGCCTATATGGCGCAGCCGGTTCGTAATGTGTACCGCAATTATCATAAAAAAGGCGTCTCTGTCCACCGCTCGACCGACCCGCATGACATTGATATCTTACTGAAATTCGTCCACCAAGTCGCTCGGCACCGTGGCATTACGCCGCACTCTGATAGTTATTTCCGCCAGCAAGCCGCTACCCTCTTCCCTCTTGGCGCGGCCACACTGTATTACGCCGCGCTTGATAATCAGCCTATCGCCGCCGCCTTGTTTTATCACAGCAGCAACACACTATATTACGCCCACGCTGGTGCCTCATCAGATCCAGCTCACCGCAAACTTAATGCCAGCACTGCCCTACTGGCCGAGGCGATCATTGACGCTCAGCAGCGCGGATTAGCCAAAGCTGACCTCTACGGCATCGCCCCCGACGGTGCCGACAAGAACCATCCTTGGGCCGGCTTCACCAAGTTCAAACGCTCATTTGGCGGGCACGACGTTACTTTTGCTGGGGCTTGGGATTTGCCATTACAGCGCAGCCGCTACTGGCTGTACCGCGCCTACCAAGCGCTGCGTTAA